The following coding sequences are from one Coleofasciculus sp. FACHB-1120 window:
- a CDS encoding serpin family protein, whose translation MKRPTFSLMVAIASISFLLLGFLGCSMVKNPQAAIGETRQPETSPTISQRQKKTVDSRLVAANTKFGFKLFKEILKEDSGKNIFVSPSSVAIALSMTYNGASGDTQQAMTKTLELQGLSLQEVNQANDALKTLLENPDPQVQLTIANSLWAKKGVSFNPEFLQKNRQFYQAKIAGLDFTNPSAPSDINNWVKQNTGGKIKSIINEIPSDQVLFLINALYFKGTWTKKFDQKQTTTEPFYLADGTQKQHPMMSQRDKYKYYENDQFQAVSLPYGKGKLSLYIFLPKENFKLTNFYQQLNTENWEQWMTQFKKKPGFIQMPRFKMDYDIELNDALTALGMEVAFDSKANFTQMSSIPLQLNQVKHKTFVEVNEAGTEAAAVTAVGVVTTSAPMAEEPFEMIVNRPFFACIRDNQTGTVLFMGSIVEPK comes from the coding sequence ATGAAGCGACCAACGTTCAGTCTAATGGTAGCGATCGCATCAATCAGTTTCCTCCTACTCGGTTTCTTGGGATGCTCGATGGTCAAAAATCCGCAGGCTGCAATCGGTGAAACCAGGCAGCCTGAGACATCTCCTACCATCAGTCAGCGCCAGAAAAAAACCGTAGATTCGAGACTGGTTGCAGCGAACACAAAATTTGGGTTCAAACTATTCAAGGAAATTTTAAAAGAGGACAGCGGCAAGAATATTTTTGTTTCACCTTCTAGTGTAGCGATCGCGCTCTCGATGACCTACAACGGTGCTAGCGGCGATACTCAACAAGCAATGACAAAAACGCTGGAATTGCAAGGATTAAGTCTACAGGAAGTCAATCAAGCCAATGACGCCTTAAAAACGCTCTTAGAAAATCCAGATCCCCAAGTGCAACTGACCATTGCTAACTCTCTTTGGGCAAAGAAGGGCGTCTCATTTAACCCGGAATTTCTTCAAAAAAACCGCCAATTTTACCAGGCAAAAATCGCAGGATTAGACTTTACAAACCCCAGCGCTCCATCTGACATCAATAACTGGGTTAAACAAAATACCGGCGGCAAAATTAAGTCGATTATCAACGAAATTCCATCCGATCAAGTGCTATTTTTAATCAACGCTCTTTACTTCAAAGGGACTTGGACAAAGAAATTTGACCAGAAGCAAACAACAACTGAACCGTTCTATCTTGCCGATGGAACTCAGAAACAACATCCCATGATGTCTCAAAGGGATAAATATAAATACTATGAAAACGACCAGTTTCAAGCCGTTAGCTTACCCTACGGAAAAGGAAAACTTAGTTTGTATATTTTCCTGCCGAAAGAAAATTTTAAACTAACAAATTTTTACCAGCAGCTAAATACTGAAAACTGGGAGCAATGGATGACCCAGTTCAAAAAGAAACCGGGATTTATCCAGATGCCTCGTTTCAAAATGGACTACGACATAGAACTCAACGACGCTCTCACCGCACTGGGCATGGAAGTAGCTTTCGACTCAAAGGCTAATTTTACTCAGATGAGTTCTATCCCACTCCAGCTCAATCAAGTCAAGCACAAAACCTTTGTGGAAGTAAACGAAGCAGGAACCGAAGCAGCCGCAGTCACTGCCGTCGGAGTAGTGACAACATCTGCACCGATGGCAGAGGAACCCTTCGAGATGATTGTTAACCGCCCGTTTTTCGCTTGCATTCGAGATAATCAAACTGGAACCGTTCTATTTATGGGGTCTATTGTGGAACCAAAATGA
- a CDS encoding S8 family serine peptidase produces MAHQQIFKKLTWLVWGLGITALTAPSSLAKDPSSLGEAGIDAQRLHAPPYNLLGRKIAIGQVEIGRPGQFGLDKAVSRNRIFALMRVFYRNAPAKADSNVDGHAAMVASVMISSDKGFPGVAPEARLYASAVGAPQKTGQPEECLSTQYVAMQNGDDVRAINFSFGESLERDSRPNPILDGNALLTQCIDWSARVHDSLYVVAGNQGTGGIPIPTDNYNGVNVAYTTRREGIFTKVDFANLSAAPIGIAKRLLDREINVGPRRSINLVAPGSHIEVLDIKGKESRVTGTSFAAPHVTASVALLQEYSDRQLRTQQPNWTLDARRHEVMKAVLLNSAEKIKDSGDGLRQAMSRTILTKDNRDWLASDAYKDQKIPLDFQMGTGQMNTFRAYQQFSPGQWNSEKPVPLVGWDYRTVKESAFQDYVLNQPLQQGSFASITLAWDRRVELQDLNNNKQFDVGESFSDRGLNNLDIYLMRAEDNDISKSIWSSQSDVDSVEHIFHEIPATGRYKIRVQYRQKFNENTQAYALAWWTVPAKELLKRNN; encoded by the coding sequence GTGGCTCACCAGCAGATTTTCAAAAAACTGACATGGCTTGTTTGGGGGCTGGGAATTACCGCCTTAACAGCTCCTTCCTCTCTGGCGAAAGACCCCTCATCACTGGGAGAAGCTGGCATTGATGCCCAAAGGCTACACGCGCCTCCTTATAACTTATTGGGTCGTAAGATTGCGATTGGTCAGGTAGAGATTGGAAGACCAGGACAATTTGGTTTGGATAAAGCCGTTTCCCGGAATCGAATCTTCGCCTTAATGCGAGTCTTTTATCGAAATGCTCCAGCCAAAGCGGATAGCAATGTCGATGGGCACGCAGCAATGGTAGCAAGCGTGATGATTAGCTCGGATAAAGGTTTTCCGGGAGTGGCACCAGAGGCACGACTTTATGCTTCTGCGGTTGGCGCACCGCAAAAAACAGGTCAACCGGAAGAGTGCTTATCCACGCAGTATGTAGCAATGCAAAATGGGGACGATGTTCGGGCAATTAACTTTAGTTTTGGAGAGTCTCTGGAGCGAGATTCTCGACCAAACCCGATTTTGGATGGTAATGCTCTGCTAACACAGTGTATTGACTGGTCTGCCCGCGTCCACGACTCGCTTTATGTGGTGGCGGGGAATCAAGGGACTGGCGGGATTCCGATTCCCACCGATAACTATAATGGCGTCAATGTTGCTTATACAACGCGCCGCGAGGGAATTTTTACGAAAGTAGATTTTGCCAACTTGAGCGCTGCACCCATCGGGATTGCGAAGCGTCTGCTTGACCGAGAAATTAATGTTGGCCCGCGTCGCTCGATTAATTTGGTGGCACCCGGTAGCCATATCGAGGTATTAGATATTAAGGGTAAGGAAAGTCGAGTGACGGGGACGAGTTTTGCGGCTCCCCATGTCACCGCATCTGTGGCGTTGTTACAAGAATATAGCGATCGCCAGCTGCGAACACAACAGCCCAACTGGACTCTAGACGCCCGACGTCATGAAGTCATGAAAGCCGTCCTGCTGAACTCCGCCGAAAAAATCAAAGACAGTGGTGATGGACTGCGCCAAGCCATGAGTCGCACAATTTTGACCAAAGATAACCGCGACTGGTTAGCCTCCGATGCTTACAAAGACCAAAAAATCCCACTAGACTTCCAAATGGGTACCGGACAGATGAACACTTTTCGGGCTTACCAGCAATTTAGTCCCGGTCAGTGGAACTCTGAAAAGCCGGTGCCGTTGGTCGGTTGGGATTACCGCACGGTGAAGGAGTCTGCATTTCAGGATTATGTGTTGAATCAACCATTGCAGCAAGGGAGTTTTGCCTCCATTACGCTTGCCTGGGACAGGCGGGTGGAGTTGCAAGATCTAAATAACAACAAGCAGTTTGATGTCGGGGAAAGTTTTAGCGATCGCGGCTTAAACAATCTCGATATCTACCTGATGCGAGCCGAAGATAATGATATCAGCAAGAGTATCTGGTCTTCTCAAAGCGATGTTGATAGTGTAGAACACATTTTTCATGAAATTCCTGCCACAGGTCGCTACAAAATCCGCGTCCAATATCGTCAGAAATTCAATGAAAATACTCAAGCCTATGCTTTAGCTTGGTGGACGGTACCCGCGAAAGAGCTACTCAAACGGAACAATTAA
- the rpe gene encoding ribulose-phosphate 3-epimerase: MTQTPSQKPIVIAPSILSADFSRLGEEIRAVDAAGADWIHIDVMDGRFVPNITIGPLIVEAIRPVTQKPLDVHLMIVEPEKYVADFAKAGADHIYVHAEHNASPHLHRTLGQIKELGKKAGVVLNPSTPLDLIEYVLEICDLVLIMSVNPGFGGQSFIPEMVPKIRKLRQMCDERGLDPWIEVDGGLKGNNTWQVLEAGANAIVAGSAVFKAKDYAEAIEGIRNSKRPAPELAKV; encoded by the coding sequence ATGACCCAAACGCCATCCCAGAAGCCGATTGTTATCGCTCCATCAATCCTATCAGCTGACTTCAGTCGATTGGGAGAGGAAATTCGGGCGGTGGATGCCGCCGGTGCCGATTGGATTCACATTGATGTGATGGATGGTCGCTTTGTCCCGAATATCACCATTGGTCCGCTGATTGTAGAAGCGATTCGCCCGGTTACCCAAAAGCCCCTGGATGTCCACTTGATGATTGTGGAACCAGAAAAGTATGTAGCAGATTTTGCGAAGGCGGGGGCAGATCATATTTACGTTCATGCGGAACACAACGCTTCACCGCATCTGCACCGGACTCTAGGGCAAATCAAGGAACTGGGTAAAAAGGCGGGTGTCGTTCTCAATCCTTCTACTCCCTTGGATTTGATTGAGTATGTGCTGGAGATTTGCGATCTGGTACTGATTATGAGCGTTAACCCTGGTTTCGGCGGTCAAAGTTTTATCCCAGAGATGGTGCCGAAAATCCGGAAGTTGCGTCAAATGTGCGATGAACGCGGTTTAGATCCCTGGATTGAAGTGGATGGGGGTTTGAAAGGTAACAATACTTGGCAGGTTTTGGAAGCTGGCGCTAATGCAATTGTTGCTGGTTCTGCTGTGTTTAAGGCGAAGGATTACGCTGAAGCAATTGAAGGGATTCGTAATAGTAAGCGTCCGGCTCCTGAGTTGGCTAAAGTTTAA
- a CDS encoding WD40 repeat domain-containing protein: protein MSHTPTWQCIHTLTGHSNSVISVAITPDGQTLASGSSDETIKLWNLSTGRELYTLAGHSGSITSVAISPDGKILASGSRDTTIKLWNLSTREEIYTLTGHSGSITSVALSPDGKTLATASEDTTIKLWDIRTGKEIRTLKWQVEVYYGFSLIFSPDGHTLISGSGDDAVFLNAVAWNLTTGEEIWAMSWKQGMDCIFSIAPSPDGETFATFNPPNIMLWNIKTGEKIYTFTQNPNSSNCLAFSPDGKILASGGIDSESLEDGKEDGIIELWNLDTREKICTLTGHSWGVYSVAFSPDGQTLVSGSDDKTIKIWQLSF from the coding sequence ATGTCTCACACTCCCACTTGGCAATGTATACACACCCTCACCGGACATTCTAACTCCGTTATTTCCGTTGCCATTACCCCGGATGGACAGACTTTAGCTAGTGGCAGTAGTGACGAAACCATCAAGCTATGGAACCTCAGCACTGGGAGGGAACTCTACACCCTCGCGGGGCATTCAGGCTCCATTACTTCCGTTGCTATCAGCCCTGATGGGAAGATTCTAGCAAGTGGTAGTCGCGACACAACTATTAAGTTATGGAACCTCAGCACTAGAGAAGAAATTTATACCCTCACTGGTCATTCAGGCTCCATTACTTCCGTCGCTCTCAGCCCCGATGGGAAGACTCTAGCAACTGCGAGTGAAGACACAACTATCAAACTTTGGGATATTAGAACTGGGAAGGAAATCCGCACTCTGAAGTGGCAAGTAGAAGTATATTACGGTTTTTCTCTTATCTTCAGTCCAGATGGACATACTCTCATCAGTGGTAGTGGGGATGATGCTGTATTCTTAAACGCCGTAGCGTGGAATTTAACCACTGGTGAGGAAATCTGGGCAATGAGTTGGAAACAGGGTATGGATTGCATTTTTTCCATCGCCCCCAGCCCAGATGGAGAAACTTTTGCGACTTTTAATCCCCCAAACATTATGCTGTGGAATATCAAAACTGGCGAAAAAATCTATACTTTTACACAGAACCCTAACTCGTCAAATTGCTTAGCTTTTAGCCCAGACGGGAAGATTTTAGCCAGTGGTGGTATTGATTCTGAAAGCCTAGAAGATGGTAAAGAAGACGGAATCATCGAACTGTGGAATCTTGATACCAGAGAGAAAATTTGTACTCTAACGGGGCATTCATGGGGAGTTTATTCCGTCGCTTTTAGCCCGGATGGACAAACTTTAGTTAGTGGCAGTGATGACAAGACTATCAAGATTTGGCAGTTATCTTTTTAA
- a CDS encoding ATP-grasp domain-containing protein: MIVLSESPKQVNSSASAKENKLLTQTAQLLGYKVYYIPPNFEQCCTAENALYHIPQYARETAGIWIGYIPELERYEAIYNAALTKGIKLLNTLLQHQTAMEFDLFYPRLQDLTTEGIVIKSIDECVEAGKILGFPVFIKGAVQSRKIQGWKSCVANTQEELVKLKKWLLTLKYGARGRVIVRKLVNFRHQRLAPNGFPMGREFRVFIYDRQVLKYGYYWDRQDDLSKLAPQEEKEVLNLAVLASKRLGVPYVAIDIGQLDSGEWIVIETGDAQFAGISHIPVLELLYQLKNVTLGG; this comes from the coding sequence ATGATTGTTTTGAGCGAATCACCAAAACAAGTAAATTCCTCGGCTAGCGCCAAAGAAAATAAATTATTAACTCAGACGGCTCAACTTTTGGGGTACAAAGTTTACTATATTCCACCAAATTTTGAACAATGCTGTACTGCTGAAAATGCCCTATACCATATTCCTCAATACGCTAGAGAGACTGCCGGTATCTGGATAGGATATATTCCTGAGCTTGAACGCTACGAGGCTATCTATAATGCAGCTTTGACTAAGGGGATAAAACTGCTTAATACACTATTGCAACATCAAACGGCAATGGAATTCGATTTGTTTTATCCTCGCTTGCAGGACTTAACCACTGAAGGTATTGTAATCAAATCGATTGATGAATGCGTTGAAGCTGGCAAAATATTGGGATTTCCTGTATTTATAAAAGGGGCAGTCCAGTCTAGAAAGATACAGGGTTGGAAGTCATGCGTAGCAAACACTCAGGAGGAGTTAGTCAAGCTTAAAAAATGGTTATTAACACTCAAATATGGAGCGAGAGGCAGAGTCATTGTCAGAAAATTAGTGAACTTTCGGCACCAGCGCCTAGCGCCAAACGGATTCCCGATGGGAAGGGAGTTTAGAGTTTTTATTTACGATAGGCAAGTCTTAAAATATGGATATTATTGGGATAGGCAAGATGATTTAAGCAAGTTAGCGCCCCAGGAAGAAAAAGAAGTATTAAACTTGGCAGTGCTAGCATCTAAACGCTTAGGTGTGCCTTATGTAGCCATCGATATTGGTCAATTAGACAGTGGAGAATGGATAGTGATAGAAACAGGAGATGCCCAATTTGCAGGGATTAGTCACATCCCTGTGCTTGAGCTTTTATACCAGTTAAAAAATGTAACCTTAGGCGGATGA
- a CDS encoding MBL fold metallo-hydrolase, with product MAHLTQRHPENVSGDFYVDTTCIDCDTCRWMTPEVFYRTDEQSAVYHQPENEAERLRAMQALLSCPTASIGTVEKPKDVKDAQHSFPILVAENIYHCGYHAENSYGAASYLIVRPEGNVLVDSPRYTPPLVKRLEEMGEIRYMYLTHRDDVVDHQKYAEHFGCQRILHTDEISSGTRNVEIQLTGLEPVQLEPDLLIIPVPGHTKGHTVLLYKNKFLFTGDHLAWSQSLNHLYAFRNACWYSWPELLKSMRKLANYSFEWVLPGHGRRYHADNETMRQQMQQCIAWMEAH from the coding sequence ATGGCTCATTTAACTCAGCGCCACCCCGAAAATGTTAGTGGCGATTTTTACGTCGATACGACTTGTATTGATTGCGATACTTGTCGTTGGATGACTCCAGAGGTATTTTATCGCACCGATGAGCAGTCAGCAGTTTATCATCAGCCAGAGAATGAGGCTGAAAGATTAAGAGCAATGCAGGCTCTTTTGTCTTGTCCTACGGCTTCGATTGGAACTGTAGAAAAGCCAAAAGACGTTAAAGATGCTCAGCACAGTTTTCCAATTTTAGTCGCTGAAAATATCTATCATTGTGGCTATCATGCAGAAAATTCCTATGGCGCTGCCAGCTATTTAATTGTGCGACCGGAAGGCAATGTGTTAGTTGATTCTCCCCGCTATACGCCTCCTCTGGTAAAGCGACTAGAGGAAATGGGAGAGATTCGCTATATGTATCTGACACACCGAGATGATGTAGTGGATCATCAAAAGTATGCCGAGCATTTTGGATGTCAGCGAATTCTCCACACCGACGAAATTTCTTCGGGTACTCGCAATGTGGAAATTCAGCTAACTGGCTTAGAACCAGTACAGTTGGAGCCAGATTTGTTAATTATCCCAGTGCCCGGTCATACAAAAGGTCACACAGTTTTACTGTACAAAAATAAATTTCTTTTCACAGGAGATCATCTCGCTTGGTCGCAGAGTCTAAACCACCTGTATGCCTTCCGCAATGCCTGTTGGTACTCTTGGCCTGAATTGCTCAAATCAATGCGAAAGCTGGCGAATTACTCCTTCGAGTGGGTGCTACCCGGTCATGGACGCCGATACCATGCTGACAATGAGACGATGCGCCAGCAGATGCAGCAGTGTATTGCCTGGATGGAAGCGCATTAA
- a CDS encoding iron uptake porin produces MSDFSLVVVGLLTAGKNSTLPSSAVMPQPSERSRSLESTEPQPVLKHSVTVEVTQPEFSTSNRLTSQTSRLENLTSLKKGENSVKVPLFTSVAARMRGDLGDSINVLPLNQKSYTVAASGGNDGGKGTGNMTPLALQERSRERGLVAQMSSPNASQEIPTVTQPNDPGLENLVDGDESDDPMSQLTSVDQLTDVTPADWSYQALKNLTERYGVISGYPDGSFRGNRALSRYEFAAALNAALEAIFTQTQGIPKDDLATLQRLQQDYAPELAEFKSRVDNLESRTAQLENHQFSTNTQLFGQAIIGLQGSNQVDVDLFPRDGVPERSGQAQLTLAGNIQLSLATSFTGQDLLLTGLQGGNLASSAPYVFTNMGRLSTELETNNDLVLSDLSYRFPVTDNFGIIVGPAGVNPANTFRGINPLEGSGDGSISLLGQRNPILSIGNGTGGIGFDWQINKRLSLQAVYSAELPSFTSNSSQGGLFGGRTSAGVQLTIAPTNNLDIGLHYIYSHSPDGLLGIGTGDNQLISPLAPIISPSTSFAFNTHAVGATLAWRVNPRLTLGTWGGWTSSDPVNLSGSVETTNWMLFSAFPDLLRRGNLGGILLGQPPKITSSTLPDGFNLPNFLTNLSGTPGGRRDTALHLELFYRARLTDNIFLTPGVLVVFNPDHNAANDTLVVGTMRATFRF; encoded by the coding sequence ATGAGCGACTTCAGCCTGGTAGTTGTGGGACTGTTGACTGCTGGGAAAAACTCAACCTTGCCATCCTCAGCCGTAATGCCTCAGCCATCCGAGCGATCGCGATCGCTCGAATCAACTGAGCCTCAACCCGTTTTAAAGCATTCCGTCACGGTTGAAGTCACGCAGCCAGAATTCTCAACCTCCAATCGCTTGACTTCTCAAACCAGTCGCTTGGAGAACCTAACCTCCCTTAAAAAGGGGGAGAATTCAGTCAAAGTCCCCCTTTTTACTAGCGTAGCGGCGCGGATGCGCGGGGATTTAGGGGACTCGATCAACGTTTTGCCACTTAACCAAAAATCGTACACAGTAGCCGCAAGCGGGGGGAATGATGGGGGTAAGGGAACGGGGAATATGACTCCCCTCGCCTTGCAGGAGAGAAGTCGGGAGAGAGGTTTGGTGGCACAAATGAGTTCTCCGAATGCCTCCCAAGAGATACCCACAGTAACTCAGCCGAACGATCCGGGCTTAGAAAATCTCGTTGACGGCGATGAATCAGACGATCCGATGAGTCAATTAACCTCAGTCGATCAACTGACAGATGTTACTCCCGCCGATTGGAGTTACCAAGCCCTAAAAAACCTGACAGAACGATATGGAGTCATCTCCGGCTACCCGGATGGCAGCTTTCGCGGCAACCGTGCCCTCAGTCGCTACGAATTTGCCGCCGCCCTCAATGCTGCTCTGGAAGCAATTTTCACGCAAACCCAAGGCATTCCTAAAGATGATTTAGCAACCCTGCAACGGCTTCAACAAGATTATGCCCCCGAACTAGCAGAATTTAAAAGTCGAGTTGATAACTTAGAAAGTCGCACAGCACAGCTCGAAAATCATCAATTTTCTACCAATACTCAACTATTCGGGCAAGCAATTATTGGCTTGCAGGGAAGCAATCAAGTAGATGTGGATTTGTTCCCCAGAGATGGGGTGCCGGAACGTTCTGGTCAGGCTCAGTTGACTCTGGCAGGTAACATTCAACTGTCTCTGGCAACCTCATTTACAGGGCAGGATTTACTGCTGACGGGTCTTCAGGGTGGAAATCTCGCCTCTTCTGCACCCTATGTTTTCACGAATATGGGTCGGTTATCGACTGAGTTAGAAACCAACAACGACCTGGTTTTGAGCGACCTTTCTTATCGGTTTCCCGTTACGGATAACTTCGGCATTATTGTTGGCCCGGCTGGTGTTAACCCTGCCAATACATTTCGCGGTATCAATCCTCTGGAAGGGTCGGGAGATGGTTCGATTTCCTTATTAGGTCAGCGCAACCCCATTCTGTCAATTGGCAACGGCACGGGCGGCATTGGATTTGACTGGCAAATTAACAAGCGCCTGAGTTTACAAGCCGTCTACAGTGCTGAACTTCCTAGCTTTACCAGTAATAGCAGCCAAGGGGGACTTTTTGGTGGCAGAACCAGTGCCGGTGTGCAGTTAACAATTGCACCTACGAATAATCTAGATATCGGGTTGCACTATATTTATTCACACTCCCCCGATGGTTTGCTGGGTATCGGCACCGGGGACAATCAATTAATCTCGCCCCTGGCACCGATTATTTCGCCATCGACTTCTTTTGCTTTTAATACTCACGCCGTGGGAGCGACTTTGGCTTGGCGAGTCAATCCTAGATTGACTTTGGGAACTTGGGGCGGTTGGACTTCTTCAGATCCGGTGAATCTTTCGGGTTCTGTTGAAACTACGAATTGGATGTTATTCTCTGCGTTTCCTGACTTATTACGGCGGGGAAATTTGGGGGGAATCTTGTTGGGACAGCCGCCGAAAATTACTTCGAGTACCTTGCCAGATGGCTTCAATCTTCCCAACTTTTTGACCAATTTGAGTGGAACGCCGGGAGGGCGTCGCGACACGGCTTTGCACCTAGAACTGTTTTATCGAGCCAGATTGACGGATAATATTTTCCTGACTCCAGGGGTATTGGTGGTTTTCAACCCCGACCACAATGCGGCAAATGACACGTTAGTCGTGGGAACGATGAGAGCAACTTTCCGGTTTTAG
- a CDS encoding site-specific integrase: MLECTSTSLANVTLADVQQFATKLANSRLAQSFQAKMLSAIKSLFSFAYKLGITAVNVGAALKSPSPKNALGERILPEVEVQQLMVSATNERDRFSFGDSTAWNGLTTQSSGNNLNLIQMENAAFTSL; the protein is encoded by the coding sequence ATGCTTGAATGTACGAGTACATCTTTGGCGAATGTCACCTTGGCAGATGTACAACAATTCGCCACCAAGTTAGCTAATAGTCGGTTAGCCCAGTCTTTTCAGGCGAAGATGCTCTCTGCTATCAAATCTCTATTCTCGTTTGCCTATAAGCTGGGAATAACGGCTGTCAATGTGGGAGCTGCACTCAAATCCCCTTCACCCAAGAACGCCCTGGGGGAACGAATTCTGCCGGAGGTGGAAGTGCAGCAGCTTATGGTTTCAGCAACGAACGAACGCGATCGCTTTTCTTTCGGTGATTCTACGGCTTGGAACGGGCTAACGACCCAATCATCCGGCAATAATTTGAATTTAATTCAAATGGAAAATGCAGCTTTCACAAGTCTTTGA
- a CDS encoding trypsin-like serine protease, whose amino-acid sequence MKWSNLSQIAFCTLTGVVALQPIEPSAQAIVINDTAGAETARMLGAPFTSVTEIFIGGGLCSGALMAEFYVITAQHCIFGEEAGNVAVRFRDSNPLNTLIEEISVTNIFEIDATNDLLDGTDVAILELSSASPEFITPLRFLDDVSSLVGSMATTVGFGLNGVGSVGHQFTRDGLRWGAENVIDLFNGAALNDAADEVGFSSFYARDDNAASQDGIIIPDTSNIFSTDFDNGTAENNTMVAFGSSALPLTNEGTTAPGDSGSPLLVNFNDEWLIAGVLSGGTTLTSEYGDISWWTGTQEHRPFIEQLGGEFASVPEPSSGLALITLGALGATMGWTRKRQDNS is encoded by the coding sequence ATGAAATGGTCTAATCTAAGCCAGATAGCATTCTGCACGTTGACAGGGGTGGTAGCACTTCAACCAATTGAGCCATCCGCGCAAGCTATAGTGATCAATGACACCGCTGGAGCGGAGACGGCTCGGATGCTAGGTGCACCGTTTACATCGGTCACTGAGATTTTCATCGGCGGCGGTCTTTGTAGCGGCGCACTGATGGCGGAATTTTATGTAATCACTGCACAGCATTGCATTTTTGGTGAAGAGGCGGGTAATGTGGCGGTTCGGTTCCGCGATAGCAACCCACTAAACACTTTAATCGAAGAGATTTCAGTCACTAACATTTTTGAAATCGATGCGACCAACGACCTGTTGGATGGTACAGATGTTGCGATACTAGAACTTTCCTCTGCCTCTCCGGAGTTCATCACCCCGTTGCGGTTTCTTGATGATGTCAGCAGTTTAGTTGGCTCGATGGCGACTACAGTGGGTTTTGGGTTGAACGGTGTGGGGAGTGTCGGGCATCAATTTACAAGAGATGGCTTACGCTGGGGAGCGGAGAATGTGATCGATCTGTTTAATGGTGCTGCACTTAATGACGCGGCAGACGAAGTTGGGTTTTCTAGCTTTTATGCCAGAGATGACAATGCTGCTAGTCAAGATGGAATTATCATTCCGGATACTTCTAACATCTTCTCCACAGATTTTGACAATGGAACAGCTGAGAATAATACTATGGTCGCCTTCGGCAGTAGCGCTTTGCCCCTAACAAACGAAGGAACTACAGCCCCCGGTGACAGTGGCAGTCCGCTTTTGGTGAACTTCAATGATGAATGGCTGATTGCCGGAGTCCTCTCTGGTGGAACGACTTTAACCAGCGAATATGGCGACATCTCTTGGTGGACGGGAACTCAAGAGCATCGTCCATTTATCGAACAGCTGGGCGGTGAATTCGCTAGTGTCCCGGAACCTTCGTCAGGGTTGGCATTAATAACACTAGGTGCGCTCGGCGCTACTATGGGTTGGACTCGCAAAAGGCAGGACAACAGCTAA